The Candidatus Micrarchaeia archaeon genome has a segment encoding these proteins:
- a CDS encoding ribosomal S27a family protein — translation MAEKKEVKKPAGGAKKVKKAPAAYKPGKNCPKCGAGVRLAEHKDRRSCGRCGYFERK, via the coding sequence ATGGCTGAAAAGAAAGAAGTGAAAAAACCTGCCGGCGGCGCGAAGAAGGTGAAGAAAGCACCTGCGGCGTACAAGCCGGGAAAGAACTGCCCCAAGTGCGGAGCCGGAGTCAGGCTTGCGGAGCACAAGGACAGGCGCTCCTGCGGCAGATGCGGCTACTTCGAAAGGAAATAG
- a CDS encoding 30S ribosomal protein S24e produces the protein MDAKIISNKENGVIGRKEILMEMSFEKSTPNRKELKQFLCSKVGANPDTAVLREVETKFGVKNLKAMLHVYQSKEAALATEPRHILARDGMAEKKKKRVKKKAAPPAKK, from the coding sequence ATGGACGCAAAAATAATCAGCAACAAGGAAAACGGCGTAATCGGAAGGAAGGAAATACTCATGGAGATGTCGTTCGAGAAAAGCACCCCGAACAGGAAGGAACTCAAGCAGTTCCTCTGCTCCAAGGTGGGGGCAAACCCAGACACTGCGGTCCTGCGGGAAGTGGAAACGAAATTCGGGGTAAAAAACCTCAAGGCCATGCTGCATGTTTACCAAAGCAAGGAAGCCGCGCTGGCTACCGAACCGAGGCACATCCTGGCAAGGGACGGGATGGCCGAGAAGAAAAAGAAGAGGGTGAAGAAGAAGGCCGCGCCTCCGGCCAAGAAGTAA
- a CDS encoding translation initiation factor IF-5A, with protein MSDKMFSSAKDLKEGRYVLIDDIPCRVVQIEISKSGKHGGAKMRIVAIGVFDGQKKTLLTPGDQDVDVPIIERRNVLIMSINGKTAQVMDNDDPSLNYDIEIPEDLIANAEAGKEAEVLQAMGRRKIERIK; from the coding sequence ATGAGCGATAAGATGTTTTCTTCAGCGAAAGACCTGAAGGAAGGAAGGTACGTGCTTATAGACGACATACCGTGCAGGGTGGTGCAGATAGAAATATCCAAATCCGGAAAGCACGGGGGAGCGAAGATGCGCATAGTCGCAATAGGAGTGTTCGACGGGCAGAAGAAGACCCTGCTCACGCCCGGGGACCAGGATGTCGACGTCCCGATAATAGAGCGGAGAAACGTCCTGATAATGAGCATAAACGGCAAGACCGCGCAGGTGATGGACAACGACGATCCGTCGCTCAATTACGATATAGAGATCCCCGAGGATCTGATCGCGAACGCGGAAGCGGGCAAGGAGGCGGAAGTGCTCCAGGCCATGGGCAGGAGGAAAATTGAGAGGATAAAATGA